In Allomuricauda ruestringensis DSM 13258, the following proteins share a genomic window:
- a CDS encoding thioredoxin domain-containing protein yields the protein MKKVLFFIIITIATLSCKQKPKEVTHEHTNALIHETSPYLLQHAHNPVNWEAWHPDVLERAKKEDKLLLISIGYAACHWCHVMEKECFEDAEVAEVMNKNFVNIKIDREERPDVDQIYMDAIQMISGQGGWPLNIVALPDGRPFWGATYVPKDNWIKSLEQLAELYKKDKPRVTQYAADLANGLHAINLVENDKDSDLYSLDQLDVAIQNWTQYFDTFLGGHKRAPKFMMPNNWDFLLHYATAVDKPEIMEFVDTTLTRMAYGGVYDHVGGGFSRYAVDTKWHVPHFEKMLYDNGQLTSLYAKAYAATKNELYKNVVEETINFVQEEFLDRSGGFYSSLDADSLDENAELVEGAYYVWTKKELSGLLGDDFELFQEYFNINSYGYWEEENYVLIRDKSDEEVADKFNITIPELKTTITESLAKLKGEREKRPKPRLDDKILTSWNGLMLKGLVDAYRYLGEEDYLNLALKNAEFIEREMIKSDGSLYRNHKEGKSTINGFLEDYATVIDAYFSLYEATFDEKWLDLAKNLLEYSKKHFWDETSGMFFYTSDEDQSLIRRTIEVDDNVISSSNSIMAINLYKFHKLYPEESYGNMSEQMLKNVQKDFDRRAQGFANWLHLVLFQNQDFYEIAILGEDYKNLGQQISKEYVPNSILVGSQKEGNLELLKNRGNPNKTLVYVCIEGACKLPVTKVEEALKQL from the coding sequence ATGAAAAAAGTGCTTTTCTTCATAATAATTACAATCGCAACCCTAAGTTGCAAACAAAAACCTAAGGAAGTGACCCACGAACATACCAATGCACTCATCCATGAGACTAGCCCCTATCTCCTGCAACATGCCCACAATCCCGTAAATTGGGAAGCATGGCACCCCGATGTGTTGGAACGGGCAAAAAAAGAGGATAAGCTATTGCTCATCAGTATTGGTTATGCTGCTTGCCATTGGTGCCATGTGATGGAAAAAGAGTGTTTTGAAGACGCAGAAGTGGCCGAGGTGATGAACAAGAACTTCGTCAACATTAAAATTGACCGCGAGGAACGCCCCGATGTGGACCAAATTTACATGGATGCCATTCAAATGATATCAGGGCAAGGTGGGTGGCCCCTTAACATTGTGGCACTGCCAGACGGGAGACCTTTTTGGGGTGCTACATACGTGCCCAAGGACAATTGGATAAAATCGTTGGAGCAGCTCGCAGAACTTTATAAAAAAGATAAACCACGGGTAACCCAATATGCTGCGGATCTGGCCAATGGACTGCATGCCATAAATCTAGTGGAAAACGATAAGGACAGTGACCTGTATTCTTTGGATCAACTGGATGTGGCAATCCAAAATTGGACCCAATACTTCGACACCTTTTTGGGAGGCCACAAACGCGCCCCTAAATTTATGATGCCCAACAATTGGGACTTTTTATTGCACTATGCCACCGCTGTCGACAAACCTGAAATTATGGAGTTTGTGGACACGACCCTCACTCGAATGGCCTACGGTGGTGTATACGATCACGTGGGAGGTGGGTTTTCCAGATACGCCGTGGACACTAAATGGCATGTGCCCCATTTTGAAAAAATGCTGTACGATAATGGTCAGTTGACAAGCCTTTATGCCAAGGCCTATGCCGCAACCAAAAACGAATTGTACAAAAATGTAGTGGAAGAAACCATCAATTTTGTTCAAGAAGAATTTTTGGATCGCAGTGGCGGTTTTTATTCCTCTTTGGATGCCGACAGTCTTGATGAAAACGCCGAATTGGTAGAAGGCGCTTATTACGTTTGGACCAAAAAAGAGCTTTCCGGTTTATTGGGGGATGACTTCGAGTTATTTCAAGAGTATTTCAATATTAATTCCTACGGATATTGGGAAGAGGAAAACTATGTGCTGATCAGGGACAAATCGGATGAAGAAGTTGCGGATAAATTCAACATCACCATCCCAGAGTTGAAGACCACAATTACAGAGAGCCTTGCCAAACTTAAGGGAGAAAGGGAAAAACGCCCCAAACCACGGTTAGATGATAAAATTTTGACCTCTTGGAATGGATTAATGCTTAAAGGACTTGTGGATGCCTACCGCTATTTGGGTGAAGAAGATTACCTGAATCTCGCTTTAAAAAATGCTGAGTTCATTGAGCGTGAAATGATTAAAAGTGATGGCTCGCTTTACCGAAACCACAAGGAGGGCAAAAGTACCATCAATGGTTTTTTAGAGGATTATGCCACCGTAATCGATGCCTATTTCTCGCTCTACGAAGCCACCTTTGATGAAAAATGGCTGGACTTGGCCAAAAATCTGCTCGAGTATTCCAAAAAGCACTTTTGGGATGAAACTTCGGGCATGTTCTTTTATACTTCGGATGAAGACCAATCCTTGATCAGAAGAACCATAGAGGTGGACGATAATGTGATTTCTTCCTCCAACTCCATCATGGCCATCAATCTGTATAAATTTCATAAACTCTACCCTGAGGAAAGCTATGGTAATATGTCCGAGCAGATGTTGAAAAACGTTCAAAAGGATTTTGACCGTAGGGCCCAAGGTTTTGCCAACTGGTTGCATTTGGTGCTGTTCCAGAATCAAGATTTTTATGAAATCGCTATACTTGGCGAGGACTACAAAAATTTGGGGCAACAGATCAGTAAGGAATATGTACCCAACAGTATTTTGGTAGGCTCCCAAAAAGAGGGAAATTTGGAACTATTGAAAAACAGGGGAAACCCTAACAAAACCTTAGTTTATGTTTGTATAGAGGGGGCTTGCAAACTCCCTGTAACAAAAGTGGAAGAGGCTTTAAAACAGCTGTAG
- a CDS encoding type IX secretion system membrane protein PorP/SprF: protein MRRILTSIILTMFFGSVAKAQEGIPVYFDYLADNYYLVYPSMAGIAEGTKVRLTARKQWFNVDEAPSLQTLNINSRVGERSGIGGILFNDSNGYHSQTGFKATYAHHLQLGGDFRTLNQLSLGLSAGIILSSLDETEFRSVNPDPVVTGVKNTASYFNVDLGVSYNLFEFYAHAAILNVLGSGRDLYSAAEFDNLRRYLFSVGYVFGRNTRIEPSILFQMTDFTKEKTVDLNAKVYRDVSFGTVWAGLSYRRSFDGAQFQSNGNFGEQRLQLFTPIIGVNVNRFMFSYNYSYQSGDIRFDNGGFHQITLGYDFGQSDQGNRYDCYCPAANN from the coding sequence ATGAGACGTATTTTAACCTCAATTATCCTAACCATGTTTTTTGGGTCCGTGGCCAAAGCACAGGAAGGAATTCCCGTGTATTTTGATTACTTGGCGGACAATTATTACTTAGTCTACCCATCCATGGCAGGTATTGCCGAGGGGACCAAGGTTCGTCTTACCGCTAGGAAACAGTGGTTTAATGTGGATGAAGCACCAAGCTTACAAACATTGAACATAAATTCCAGGGTTGGTGAGCGCAGTGGGATAGGGGGCATACTTTTTAACGATTCCAATGGATACCATTCACAAACGGGCTTCAAAGCTACTTACGCGCACCATTTGCAGTTAGGCGGCGATTTTAGAACGCTCAACCAACTATCTTTAGGTTTGAGTGCAGGCATTATTCTTAGTAGTTTGGACGAAACGGAATTTAGGTCCGTGAATCCAGACCCTGTTGTTACTGGGGTAAAGAACACAGCGAGCTATTTTAATGTGGATTTGGGTGTTTCCTATAATTTGTTCGAGTTTTATGCACATGCTGCTATTTTAAATGTTTTGGGGAGTGGACGTGACCTATACTCAGCAGCCGAATTTGACAACTTGAGGCGCTACTTGTTCTCCGTAGGATATGTTTTTGGAAGAAATACACGGATTGAACCATCCATTTTGTTCCAGATGACGGATTTTACCAAAGAGAAGACGGTAGATTTGAATGCTAAAGTGTACCGAGATGTGAGTTTTGGTACAGTGTGGGCCGGTTTGTCATACCGACGTAGTTTTGATGGGGCACAATTTCAATCCAACGGAAATTTCGGGGAACAACGTTTGCAATTGTTTACGCCAATTATCGGGGTTAATGTGAATAGATTCATGTTCTCGTACAATTATTCCTATCAATCCGGGGATATCCGTTTTGATAATGGTGGTTTCCATCAAATCACTTTGGGTTACGATTTTGGACAAAGCGACCAAGGCAATCGTTACGATTGTTACTGCCCGGCTGCTAACAATTAA
- a CDS encoding NifU family protein, which translates to MKEYNITVVPTNNPKIIKLEANHFLAKGNYEYKNIDEAKNSPLAQQLFYLPFIKTVYIASNFVALEKFDIVEWDDVKDEVAQQLVEYLNAGEPVVNEEDIKKKQPITVYAEVTPNPAVMKFVSNKRIVPSTYEFKNIDEAKDSPLAIELFHLPFVKEVFMDENYVSVTKYEVADWEEINMQLREFIRDYLADGKDVVTAEAIQKSKETVEQKTVQTDYDDTSLQIIDILEEYVKPAVASDGGNILFQSYEEQSGTVSVILQGACSGCPSSTFTLKNGIETMLKNMMGEKIKEVVALNG; encoded by the coding sequence ATGAAAGAATATAACATTACCGTTGTTCCAACCAACAACCCCAAGATAATCAAGTTGGAAGCCAATCATTTTTTGGCTAAGGGCAACTATGAATATAAAAACATAGACGAGGCCAAAAATTCTCCTTTGGCCCAACAACTTTTCTACTTGCCTTTTATCAAAACCGTTTACATTGCCAGTAATTTTGTGGCTTTGGAAAAGTTTGACATTGTGGAGTGGGACGATGTAAAGGACGAAGTGGCCCAGCAATTGGTGGAATACCTTAACGCTGGAGAACCCGTGGTCAATGAAGAAGATATTAAAAAGAAGCAACCCATTACCGTTTATGCGGAGGTGACCCCCAATCCTGCGGTGATGAAGTTTGTTTCCAACAAGCGCATTGTTCCCAGCACCTACGAATTCAAGAATATTGATGAAGCGAAAGATTCGCCTTTAGCCATAGAATTGTTCCATCTTCCCTTTGTAAAAGAGGTCTTTATGGACGAAAACTATGTTTCCGTTACTAAATATGAGGTTGCGGATTGGGAGGAAATCAACATGCAATTGCGTGAGTTCATCAGGGATTATTTGGCTGATGGCAAGGACGTGGTAACAGCAGAGGCCATTCAAAAAAGTAAGGAAACGGTAGAGCAAAAAACGGTGCAGACCGATTATGATGATACTTCCCTGCAAATCATAGACATTTTGGAAGAATATGTAAAACCTGCCGTTGCCAGCGATGGCGGAAACATTCTTTTCCAATCTTATGAAGAGCAAAGTGGTACGGTTAGCGTAATCCTTCAAGGTGCTTGTAGTGGTTGTCCATCTTCTACATTTACCCTAAAAAATGGCATCGAGACCATGCTCAAGAACATGATGGGTGAAAAAATCAAGGAAGTAGTGGCTTTAAACGGGTAA
- the tsaB gene encoding tRNA (adenosine(37)-N6)-threonylcarbamoyltransferase complex dimerization subunit type 1 TsaB, which yields MAIILNIETATTNCSVSISKDKDIIVLKENNAASYSHSEQLHVFIKEALKEASLSFSDLDAVAISKGPGSYTGLRIGVSAAKGLCFSLDLPLIAIPTLQSMAHQVDLNPGELVIPVLDARRMEVYSCIYGSDYKEVRETRAEIVNEESFSDYVSDKKVYVVGSGAEKCRGVLQHPNFVFNESVVPSAKEMASIAFKKYEAGQFENVAYFEPYYLKDFVLQQKKKKN from the coding sequence ATGGCCATAATACTAAATATAGAAACTGCGACCACCAATTGCTCCGTAAGCATTTCAAAGGACAAAGATATCATTGTCCTAAAAGAAAACAATGCAGCGAGCTATTCGCATTCGGAACAATTGCATGTATTTATAAAAGAAGCCTTGAAAGAGGCTTCTTTGTCATTTTCGGACCTTGATGCCGTTGCCATCAGCAAGGGTCCCGGTTCGTACACTGGGCTTCGTATTGGGGTGTCCGCTGCCAAAGGGCTCTGCTTTTCGTTGGATTTACCTTTGATTGCCATACCAACCTTGCAGAGTATGGCCCATCAGGTGGATTTGAATCCTGGGGAATTGGTGATCCCTGTGCTGGATGCCAGACGCATGGAAGTCTATTCCTGTATCTATGGTTCGGATTATAAAGAAGTACGGGAGACCCGTGCAGAGATTGTCAATGAGGAATCTTTTTCTGATTATGTTTCCGATAAAAAAGTATATGTGGTGGGTAGTGGAGCAGAAAAATGTAGGGGTGTCTTGCAACACCCCAATTTTGTTTTTAATGAATCCGTAGTTCCTTCTGCTAAGGAAATGGCTTCAATTGCATTTAAGAAATACGAAGCCGGTCAATTTGAGAATGTGGCTTATTTTGAGCCCTATTATCTCAAGGATTTTGTCCTTCAACAGAAAAAGAAAAAAAATTAA
- a CDS encoding dodecin family protein, translated as MAVLKVIEVLANSSKSWEDATNKALEQASRSVKNIRSIYINEQSATVKDGKIDGYRVNVKITFEVQ; from the coding sequence ATGGCAGTTTTAAAAGTTATTGAAGTATTGGCGAATTCCAGCAAAAGTTGGGAAGATGCAACCAACAAAGCATTGGAGCAAGCCTCAAGATCAGTTAAGAATATTCGTTCCATCTACATCAACGAGCAAAGTGCTACGGTAAAAGATGGAAAGATTGACGGCTACAGGGTAAACGTAAAGATTACCTTTGAAGTTCAGTAG
- a CDS encoding mechanosensitive ion channel family protein encodes MEELENYQTYIDQTIEWAVGILPSLITAIITFFIGLWVIKFFNRMVRRFFAKKDYDETLESFLQSFISITLKALLFVLVITQLGVKTSSLVAIVGAAGLAVGLALQGSLANFAGGVLILIFKPFKVGDWISAQGVDGTVKEISIFNTKLSTFGNQIAIIPNGQLSNGNIVNYNMENTRRDKFDVGIGYGSNIKEAKEILLQICADNPSINTEPAPEVYVGALGDSSVNLTLRFWASTDVFWPAHFYVIEQTKLRFDAAGIEIPFPQRVMHQAEVD; translated from the coding sequence ATGGAAGAACTAGAAAATTATCAAACATACATTGATCAAACCATCGAATGGGCCGTAGGCATTTTACCAAGTCTTATAACGGCCATCATCACATTTTTTATAGGTCTTTGGGTCATCAAATTTTTTAATCGAATGGTCCGTCGCTTTTTTGCAAAAAAGGATTATGATGAAACTTTGGAATCCTTCTTACAGAGTTTTATCAGTATTACCCTAAAAGCATTACTGTTTGTTTTGGTGATTACCCAATTGGGGGTCAAAACATCCTCTTTGGTAGCCATAGTTGGTGCCGCAGGCCTTGCTGTTGGCTTGGCTTTACAGGGATCTTTGGCCAATTTTGCCGGTGGGGTGCTTATCCTCATTTTTAAGCCTTTTAAGGTAGGGGATTGGATTTCTGCACAAGGTGTGGATGGTACTGTCAAGGAAATTTCCATTTTCAACACTAAGTTGAGCACTTTTGGCAACCAAATTGCCATTATCCCGAACGGGCAACTATCCAACGGCAACATTGTCAACTATAATATGGAAAATACCCGAAGGGATAAATTTGATGTAGGTATCGGATATGGATCAAACATTAAGGAGGCCAAAGAGATATTATTACAAATTTGTGCCGACAACCCAAGTATTAATACTGAACCTGCCCCAGAGGTATATGTAGGTGCCTTGGGCGATAGTTCCGTAAACCTAACGCTACGTTTTTGGGCCAGCACCGATGTATTTTGGCCCGCACACTTTTACGTAATAGAACAGACAAAATTGCGCTTTGATGCTGCTGGAATCGAAATTCCCTTTCCACAACGCGTCATGCACCAAGCTGAAGTAGATTAA